The Phycisphaerae bacterium genomic interval TCCTGCAGCGTGCGGTAGTAATCGGCCATCGACAGTTTCCAGCCGTCGAGCTCCTTGAGGCTGGCCTCGAGGGCCAAGCTTTCGCTCAGGTCGACCCGCGCGAGCGCCGGGCTCGCCGCGCCGGCGGCCGCCTGGGCCTCGCGGTGTTCCTCGTCGAGCTCGACGTGGCCGAACCGCTCCTCGACCTCGCGGCAGAAGCGCGTGTACTGCTCCTCGTTGTAGAAGTAGTGATACTCGCCGTTGAGGCGGACCTGCATCTTGGGCAGCCCGTCCTGCGGGTCGTGATGTTTGGTGACGAACTCGCGGACGTCGAGGCCGCGCCGCCGCAGGACGGTCATCTGGGCCTCGATCCGGTCGATCAGGTCGATGACCTGGCGGAGCTGCTCGCCGCCGATCTCGGCCTGGACGCGGCTGGTGGGCACGTTGTCGTCGCCGAGTTCGCGGACGATCAGGGCGGTGTGCTCGAGCCCGAGTTGCGTGAGTTTTTCGTTCATGACCCGCTCGTTGAGGGCGTATTCGCTCTTGCCCTTGCGCGAGAGCTGGAAGAGCGGCGGCTGGGCCACGTAGACGCAGCCGTGCTCGATCAGCGGCCGCATGTGGCGGAACAGGAACGTCAGCAACAGCGTGCGGATGTGGCTGCCGTCGACGTCGGCGTCGGTCATGATGATGATCTTGCCGTAGCGCCGTTTGGAAATGTCGAAATCCTCCTGCCCGATGCCGGTGCCTAGGGCCGAGATGATGGTGCGGATTTCGTTGTGCGTCAGCATCTTGTCGACGCGGACCTTCTCGACGTTGAGGATCTTGCCCCGCAGCGGCAGGATGGCCTGGGTCTTCGAGTTGCGCCCCTGTTTGGCGTTGCCGCCGGCCGAATCGCCCTCGACCAGGTACAGCTCGGTGCTCTCCATGTCTCGCGACGAGCAGTCCCACAGCTTGCCGGGCAGGTTGCCGCTTTCGAGCACGCTCTTGCGGGCCAGCTCGCGGGCCTTGCGGGCCGCTTCGCGGGCCTGGGCGGCCTGGGCGGCTTTGGTGACCACCTTCCTGGCGTCGGTCGGGTGCTCCTCGAGCCACTGGGTGAGCATCTCGTTGACCGTCTGCTCGACAAAGGTGCCGACCTCGGGGTTCATCAGGCGCACCTTGGTCTGGGCCTCGAACTGCGGCTCGGGCACTTTCACCGAGATCACCGCGGTCAGGCCCTCGCGCAGGTCCTCGCCGGTCGGCGTGACGTTGCCCTTGAGCAGGCCCTGCTTGCGGGCGTAGAAGTTCATGCTGCGGGTCAGCGCCGCCCGGAAACCCGAGAGGTGCGTCCCGCCGTCGATGTTGTGGATGTTGTTGGCGAAGGCCAGGGCGATCTCGTTGTAGCTGTCGTTGTACTGCATCGCCACTTCGCAGAGCAGGCCCTGCTCCGGGTCGTCCCGTTTGAACTGGATCACCGGGTGGACCGGCTCTTTGCCTTCGCTTAAGTGCTGGACGAAGGCGACCAGGCCGTCCTGGTAGAAGAACTCCTCCTCCTTCTCGACCCGGTCGTCGATGAACTTGATCTTCACGCCCTCGTTGAGGTACGCCAGCTCGCGCAAGCGCGACGAGAGGGTCTCGTAGCGGAAGTTCACGTCGGGAAAGATCTGGGAGTCCGGCTTGAAGGTCACCTTGGTGCCGGTGCGGTTGGTCTTACCGATCTCCTGGAGCGGCGAGACCGCGTGGCCGCGTTCGAACCGCATCGTGTGGATTTTCTCGTTGAGGTAGATTTCGACCTGCAGCCACTCCGAGAGGGCGTTGACGACGCTCACGCCGACCCCGTGGAGGCCGCCGGAAACCTTGTAGGTGTGGCGGTCGAACTTGCCGCCGGCGTGCAGCATGGTCATCACGACCTCGACGGCCGGCTTGCCCTCGGTCTCGTGGATGTCGACCGGAATGCCGCGGCCGTTGTCGCGCACCGCGATCGAACCGTCGGGATGAACGCGGACGATGATCGTGTCGCAGTAGCCGGCCATCGCCTCGTCGATGGCGTTGTCAACCACCTCGTTGACCAGGTGGTGCAGACCGGAGACGCCGGTGTCGCCGATGTACATCGCCGGCCGCATCCGCACCGCGGCCAGGCCCTCAAGCACTCTGATACTCTTCGCGTCGTATTTATGCGCTTCCTGCGATGGCATTGCACGTTCCATTCGTTCGATCTACCAGGGATTACTGCTTGGGCAGCGTCTGGAGGGTGCATTTGATCTCATGAATGCCCCTGCCGAACCGGGTGCGAAGCTCGTCGAGCACGGCCGAGCGGTAGATCTGGTCGATCTCGAACTTCGCCGCGGGCGTCGCTACCGAAACCGTAATTATAGCACCTTTGAGGGCGGATGGGAAGGAAAGATCGGCCAGTTCGGTCCCGACGATTTCGGGCCAGGCCGCTTGGATGGCTTTGAGTTTGGGGCTGTTGGACTGGGCCAAAGCCTTGGCCACACCGGCGACCAACTCGCCGATGGGGCGATAGTTGGCCCGCCAGCGGCCGTTCCGGGCGATCCACTCCAGTTGTCGATCGCTGGGCATTGCCTCCTCCAGCCTCCTACCCCTGTTTATCGTCAGGACGTGGTCACGGGCATGAGCACGTAGAGGAAATCGGGGCCGGCCTTCAACAGGGCCGGCGTGGTCGAGCTCTTGAACTCCAGTACGATCTCATCCTGGCCGATCACCCGCAGCGGATCGGTCAGGTATTCCGGGTTGAACGCGATGGTCACCGGTTCGCCTTCGCCTTCGACCGGCAGCTCGACGACCGCCTCGCCCTGCTCGGGCACCTTGGCCTCAATCGTCATCAGCTTCGGCTCGACGGTCATCTTGATGCTGTGCGATTCCTTGGAGGTCATCAAAGCCGCCCGCCGCACCGCCGAAAGGAGCCGGTTGCGCTCGACCTTGACCTTGGTCGTGTTGTCGCGAGGGATGACCGCTTCGTAGTTCGGAAACCGCCCTTCGACCAGATTCGAGATCAGCAGCGTCTGCGGCGTCGAGAAGGCGACCTGATTTTCGGTGACCGTGACCTCCAGCGGGACGTCCGGATCGGGGCCGAGACGCTCGATCATCGCGACGGCCTTGCCGGGAATGATGCAGGCGATCTCGCTTTCCGCTTTGGCCGGCAGGATGCCGGCGGCCCGGGCCAGACGCCGGCCGTCGGTTCCGACCATCACGATCTTGTTCTCCTTGACCTCCATGTGCAGGCCGTTGATCGCGTAGCGGCTGGTCTCCTTGGCCGCGGCGTAGATCGTTTCCTGGGAGATGGTGGTCATCAGGCCCGCGGTGGCTGAGAAGGTCTGCCCGTCGCCTCGCGGAGCGACCGGAGGATATTCATCGGGATCGAAAGTGTACAGGCGGAACTTGGCTCCGGGCGCCGTGACGGCCAGGTGCTCCTCTTCGAGGCTGAGGGTGACGGTCTGCTCCTCGATCTGATGGACGATGGCCGAAAGCTTGGCGGCTGGAGCGACGGTCTGGCCGTGTTCCTCGACCTCGACCTCCTTGATGTGGCACTTGAGGCCCAGTTCCAGGTCCGTGGCCAGAAGGGTCAAGCCGTCGTCATCGGTCTGCAATCGAAGACACTGGAGGATCGGCCGCGTGGTTCGCGTACTGACCACGGTGGCAAGCAGAGACAGTGCGTCGGCCAGCGCATTACGATTACAGATCACCTTCATCTTGTACGCCCTTTCACCTCGAGAAGCGGACGGAGCGGCCCGCCCGCACGGTTGATGTTGGATTCATTCTAATAAGAAACGAATCCATTACAAGTCTTAACTGTCTCTCTTAGGGTCTGTGAGTTTCGCGGTTTTTGACGCCGATCGCCCGTAACCCACTGAAACGACAGCGGCTGGAGCAGCGGCGATTCTCACAGATCCGGTTGTGCGGCGTCGTGAGCAACCTGTCGGCAACCTCGCTGGTCTGTTAACAACCGGATTGCCTGTGAGAAACGAACGGTTATCAACAGCCGGCTGACAGGGCTGTTGGCAATCATGTGAGATAATTGGCCCTGCCGGTCAGGGCGCGGGTGATGTCTTCGACCGTGGCGCGGAGCGAAGGGTCGTCGTCGATCTGCTTGCGGATCGTCTTGGTGGCGTGCAGGACGGTCGAGTGGTCGCGGCCGCCGAAGTAGCCGCCGATCTCCTCGAGCGAACGGCGGGTGAGCTGCCGGGCCAAAAACATGCACACCTGCCGCGGCAGCGCCAGCGTCTTGTTGCGCCGCTTGGACTGAAGCTCGGTGACCTTGACGTTGAAATGCGAAGTCACCGCCTCGACGATCTGCTCGATCGCAAGCTCCTTGGCCCCGTTGCGCCGGCCGGGGATCACCTGCTGGGCCATGTCCATGCTGATCCGGCCGTCGCCGAGCATCGCCAGGCCCTGGAGCTTGGTGATGGCGCCCTCGAGCTCGCGAGTGTTCGACTCGATCGACCGGGCCAGAAAGCTGACCACCTCTTCGGGGATCGCGACGCCCTTGATCCTGGCCTTCTTGCGGATGATGGCCATGCGGGTCTCGTAGCACGGCCGGTCGATACCGGCGACCAGTCCCCAACTGAACCGGCTGATCAACCGTTCGGTCAACGTCTCGATCTCGTTCGGCGGCCGGTCGGACGAGAGGATGATCTGCTTCTGGGCCTGGTAAAGGCTGTTGAACGTGTGGAAAAACTCCTCCTGCGAGGAGTCCTTGTTGGCCAGGTACTGCACGTCGTCGATGGCGAGGATGTCGACGTTGCGGTAGCGGTGGCGGAATTCCTGCACGACGCCGAGTTCGACCGCCTCGATGAAGTGATTGATGAACGTTTCGCAGGAAATATAAAGCAGATTGACGTCCGGCTGCTTGCCCTTGACCTCATGGCAGACGGCTTGGAGCAGGTGCGATTTGCCGAGGCCGACGTTGCCGTAGAGGAACAGCGGGTTGTAGCGCTTGCCCGGTTCGCGGGCGACCGCGACGCTGGCGGCGTGGGCCAGCTTGTTGCAGGGCCCGGTGACGAAGTTCTCGAACGTGTACTCCTCGTTGAGGCTGAGCTGTTCGATTGCCCCGAAACCGTAACGATCCTCGGGCATTGACGCGGGCGGGCTGAACGTCACCGCCATGAGGCGGCCGGTGACCGACTGGGCGGCCTGGACGAACGCCTCGGTGCAGTGGTTCTGGAGGTAGACGTACTGGGTCGGCGTGATTGGGGAGATGGCGATGTGGCCGCGGTCGAAGTCGCTGATCCGCAGTTGCGAGAACCATCCGCGAACCAGGTCGCTGTTATTGAGGCGCAGGAAGGCCAGCATTTCCTGCCAGGACCGTTCGAGATTCACTTTCGTATCGTGTTCTTTGCTCTGGTCAATCCGGGTCATCGCCCACACAGCCCGCAGCCGATATTGTTGATTCCGGAAAACGCTTGTGAGTTGACAATACCTGGACCCCCCCGCCAGGGGTCCGGACAAGGCACGACCAAATCACAGGCCATAATCGTATCACCTGCGAAGCGACAGTCAAGAGGCGGCCTCCAAGTGCGAGGCCCGGATGCCGGGACGGCCGTGCCTATAATAGCCTTGACAGGGCCGGCGGCTCTGCGGTAGTCTCGTTACGTTAAGCGTTTGCGTCAGCACGACTTGCCCAATCATCCGGGATGCGGCGCAGGGAACCATTTGCGGCAGGGAACGCACAGACCATGCGAACAGGCAAAAGACCGGCGGCGATGGCGATCATTCTGGCACTCGTGGGCCTCTGGGGCGGGATCGGCACCGCCCAGACCGCGGATGACGCGGGGCCGTTGGCCGAACTGCAGAAGAAGAACGCCGAACTGACCGAGCAGGACCGCGAGGCGATCAGCGGCTTCCTGGACGATGCATTGGCCGCCCTGAGCACGGAATTGCTGCGGAAGGTGGACCAGGACTATCCACTGGCCACCAAGCAGGCCGAGGTCGCGCGGCTGGTCGATCGGGTTGTCAAGTCGGCTGAAGGCACGGAGGCGTATCGGGCAGCCTACCTGTCGCTGCTGGCCGAACGAGTGCTTGCCCGCCTGGGCAACCAGGACGTGCAGGTCTCCACCAACCATATGCTGATCCTGCTGGAGCTGGCCGACCCGGCGTTGGCCGAGGCGTGGCTCAAGACCCTGGGAACCGCAGAGCCCGCGGTTAACTATCTGGCCCTCAAGGGCTTACAGGCGGTGCGGGAGAAACTGCCGGCCGAACGGGTGGCCGCGATCGCCCCTGAACTGGTCAGTTTCGCCAAGAAGAACCCCGATGAACTGGTGCTCGGGGAAGTCTACCGGTTCCTCGCCCAGACCGGTAACCCAGCGGCGGTCGGCGGCCTTCTGGAGCTGCTGAATCTGCGGGCGGAGGCATATCAGCACGAGACGCCGGTGGTTCTGGGCACGGATCGCCAGCTCCTCGAGTCGGTCCGGTCGGTATGGTCGGCGGTTCCGGCGGAGCAGCACGGAGCGGTGGTGGCCGCGACGGCCCGCATCCTGGCCACGGCGGTGGAACAGGACCTTCGACTGCCGGTTACGCCGGCCACGGAGCGGATTCGCGGCACGCTGGAACTGATCGTCTACTCGGCTGAAGGGCTGTTGGGGCAGATCACCCAGCAGCATCAGGACCGGCCGGTGCTAAGGGCTTTGGCCGTCCGCAACGTCTCGGCGACCCGCGGCGCCCTGGCGGGATGGGTGGGCGACGGCGAGACCCAGGGCGTTTTGAACAAAGCTCCTTATAATCTCGAGCCGCTGACGGCCGAAAAGAACAGTGGTGGCGGCAATGCCGAGACGCAACCCGGCGCGGCCTCCTGACACGGGCAACTCACTGGTGCATCAGTATTTATTGTATAACTTCAGTTGTCGCTAGAGGAGAAACCCATGGCGGACAAGAGGATCGATCTACCCGCGGACCAGATGCCGCGCCAATGGTACAACCTGGCCGCGGACCTTCCCAGCCCGATGCAGCCGCCGATCACCCCGGACGGCAAGCCGCTCTCGCCTGAGATGCTGGCTCCGGTGTTCCCGATGAACATCATCGAGCAGGAGGTGAGCACGCAGCGGTGGATCGATATTCCCGAGGAGGTGCTGGGTCTTCTGACGCGATGGCATCCCACGCCGCTGCGACGGGCGGTGCACCTGGAGGAGTATCTGGGTACGCCGGCGCGGATCTACTACAAGGATGAGAGCGTCAGCCCGCCGGGCAGTCACAAGCCGAACACCGCGGTCGCCCAGGCGTGGTACAACAAGCAGTTCGGGATCGAGCGGCTGACCACCGAGACGGGGGCGGGCCAGTGGGGCAGCGCCTTGGCGTTCGCCTGTTCGCTGGTCGGCTTGGAGTGCAAGGTCTTCATGGTGCGGATCAGTTTCGACCAGAAGCCGTTCCGCAAGATCATGATGCAGACGTGGGGGGCCAAGTGCGTGGCCAGCCCGAGCAGCGAGACGAACTTCGGCCGCAAGATTCTCCAACAGATGCCCGACACGCCGGGCAGCCTGGGGATCGCGATCAGCGAGGCGATCGAAGCCGCGGTCACCGACCCGACGGGCAAAACCCGCTACTCGCTGGGCAGCGTGCTGAACCACGTGATGCTGCACCAGACGATCATCGGCCTGGAGGCCAAGAAGCAGCTCAAACTGGCCGGCGAGGCCAAGCCGGACGTGGTCATCGGCTGCGCGGGCGGCGGCAGCAATTTCGCGGGCATCTCGTTCCCGTTCACCGCGGACAAGATCAACGGCGCGGACATCGAGATCTACCCGTGCGAGCCGAAGGCGTGCCCGACCATGACCCGGGGCGAGTTCGTCTACGACCACGGCGACACCGCGTGCATGACCCCGCTGCTGGCGATGCACTCGCTGGGTCACGCGTTCGTGCCGCCGGCGATCCACGCGGGCGGCCTGCGCTATCACGGCATGGCCCCGCTGGTCTGCCAGGCGATCGTGGAAGGGCTCATGACGCCGCGGGCGTTCGACCAGTTGAGCTCGTACGAGGCGGCCCTGACCTGGGCGAGGACCGAAGGCACGATCTGCGCCCCGGAGACGAGCCACGCCATCGCCTGCGCGATCGAGGAGGCCAAAAAGGCCAAGGAAGAAGGCAAGGCCAAGGTGATCCTGTTCAACTACAGCGGCCACGGCCTGATGGACCTTTCGGGTTACGACGCGTACATGTCGGGCAAGCTGACCGACTACGTGCTTCCCGAAGAGGACCTGCGCCAGTCGCTGAAGGTGGTGGAGAACCTGCCCAAGCCGGCGAAGGTCAAGACGGGAAAGTGGTAACGGCGGGCGCCGACCGATCAGGCCCGTATTTTTGTCAGGACGATCATCGTGAAACAGACCGTTTGGGGCGGAGTGCTGGCGTGGTTGTGGATAGGCTTCGCGCCGCTGCTGTGCGGCGGGTGCGGCGGCCCGGTTCTGGACAACTTCCTCGCCCCGCTGAACACGTCGTCCGGCGGGCAGGTGTCGATCTCGCTGGTCAACGACACGCCGTACCGGGCGATCTTCTACCTGGGCGGCTACAACCCGCTGGACCCGACGTGGGACGGTTACGGGACGCTGGCCCCGTCGGGCACGTGGGTGCAGAAGCTGGTGTTGGAGGCCAACGAGACGCAGGACGGTCCGATGCCGTGTTTCCGGCGGATCGAGCTGGGCGGGCTGTCGCTGCGCCAGGCGGTGGAACTGGCCCGGCCGGAGGGCGTGAGCGACGAGGAGATCGCCGATACGGACCTCTGGCAGGGTGTGGGGTTCTCGGATCTTCCGGAGGACGATCCGGACCCGGAGCAGCCGACGGTGGGCGTCGCCGATCCCGCGCGGTTCCTGCTGGGCCCCGATTTCTCGTGCGGCGACGAGGTGATCGTTCGCCTGGCTTTGGTGGCGGGAACGACCAACCAGTTCACGATCACGATCGAGCACCCGGCCGAGGAAGAGTAGCGGCGGGGTGCGGATGATCGGTGAAGGGGGATCTGCCTATTCGGCGGCCGGGGCGTCCTGCGTGGCGGGCCTTCCCGCCCGGACGTTTTCCTTCTGCTTCTCGAGCAGCGGCTTGCAGATGGAACACTCGATGTGCGGTGGGTCGTCAGCCTGAGCGGCCCTGTCGGACGGGTATTCCTTAATCAGCTCTTTGGGCACGTTTTTGAGTACCGGACAGCCGGCGGCGTGATACCGCGTGGGGCTCTGGATGTTGATGTAGACGGGCACCTGGGGTTCGGCGGGCGTGGGGGTCGCGGTCACCGTGACGACTTGGCCTTCGTTCTGGGAATCGGCCGATCCGGAGCCCGCCCAGAGGATCAGGCCGCCGATCAGACCGACCAGCAGGACCAGGGGCGCGATCACCCTGCTCCACGAGCGCTTCGGCTTCGACGCGGTGCCCAGCGACGCCGAACCGGAGAAGATCATCGAACCCCACCAGCGCTCCGCCAGGCGGGCCTGGGCCAGATTGCCGGCGATGTTGCGGAGGCCCACGCCCATCTCCGCGGCGTCCTGATACCGCTCGTGGGGATTCTTGGCCATCGCCCGCTGGATGATCCGCACCACCGACTCGGGAATGTCTTTGCGGATCTTGCGCGGATCGCCCACCGGCGTGTTGACGTGCTGGAGCATGATCTCGCGCTTGGTCTTGCCCTTGTAGGGCACCTCGCCGGTCAGGGAGAAATAGAGCACCGCGCCGAGCGAATAAACGTCGCTTTGCGGGATGGCGGTCTGGCCTTTGCACTGTTCGGGCGACATCCAGTAGGGCGTGCCGACGGCCTTGGAAGGCAGTTCGAATTCCTTCTCGCCGCTGGTGATCTGGGCGAGTCCGAAGTCGGCGACCTTGATCCGGCCGTCCTTGGTGAGCATCAGGTTGCTCGGCTTGATGTCGCGGTGGACGATGCCGAGCTTGTGGGCGGCGGAGAGGGCGTCGGCGGCCTGGGCGATCAACTCGCAGGCGATTTCGGCGTGCAGGCGCTTCTTGTGCTTGACCACCAGGTCGAGCAGCGTGCCGCCCTGAACGAGCTCCATCGCGATGAAGTAC includes:
- the gyrB gene encoding DNA topoisomerase (ATP-hydrolyzing) subunit B, giving the protein MPSQEAHKYDAKSIRVLEGLAAVRMRPAMYIGDTGVSGLHHLVNEVVDNAIDEAMAGYCDTIIVRVHPDGSIAVRDNGRGIPVDIHETEGKPAVEVVMTMLHAGGKFDRHTYKVSGGLHGVGVSVVNALSEWLQVEIYLNEKIHTMRFERGHAVSPLQEIGKTNRTGTKVTFKPDSQIFPDVNFRYETLSSRLRELAYLNEGVKIKFIDDRVEKEEEFFYQDGLVAFVQHLSEGKEPVHPVIQFKRDDPEQGLLCEVAMQYNDSYNEIALAFANNIHNIDGGTHLSGFRAALTRSMNFYARKQGLLKGNVTPTGEDLREGLTAVISVKVPEPQFEAQTKVRLMNPEVGTFVEQTVNEMLTQWLEEHPTDARKVVTKAAQAAQAREAARKARELARKSVLESGNLPGKLWDCSSRDMESTELYLVEGDSAGGNAKQGRNSKTQAILPLRGKILNVEKVRVDKMLTHNEIRTIISALGTGIGQEDFDISKRRYGKIIIMTDADVDGSHIRTLLLTFLFRHMRPLIEHGCVYVAQPPLFQLSRKGKSEYALNERVMNEKLTQLGLEHTALIVRELGDDNVPTSRVQAEIGGEQLRQVIDLIDRIEAQMTVLRRRGLDVREFVTKHHDPQDGLPKMQVRLNGEYHYFYNEEQYTRFCREVEERFGHVELDEEHREAQAAAGAASPALARVDLSESLALEASLKELDGWKLSMADYYRTLQENIAGEPLPARFALRKPSGDTVEIPSLPAVNKTIRDHGATGIEIKRFKGLGEMNADELWSTTMDPEHRVLKRVAVSEEPDDPAQYQLDMREADRIFSILMGEDVEQRRNFIETHATEVKNLDV
- a CDS encoding DUF721 domain-containing protein; translation: MPSDRQLEWIARNGRWRANYRPIGELVAGVAKALAQSNSPKLKAIQAAWPEIVGTELADLSFPSALKGAIITVSVATPAAKFEIDQIYRSAVLDELRTRFGRGIHEIKCTLQTLPKQ
- the dnaN gene encoding DNA polymerase III subunit beta, giving the protein MKVICNRNALADALSLLATVVSTRTTRPILQCLRLQTDDDGLTLLATDLELGLKCHIKEVEVEEHGQTVAPAAKLSAIVHQIEEQTVTLSLEEEHLAVTAPGAKFRLYTFDPDEYPPVAPRGDGQTFSATAGLMTTISQETIYAAAKETSRYAINGLHMEVKENKIVMVGTDGRRLARAAGILPAKAESEIACIIPGKAVAMIERLGPDPDVPLEVTVTENQVAFSTPQTLLISNLVEGRFPNYEAVIPRDNTTKVKVERNRLLSAVRRAALMTSKESHSIKMTVEPKLMTIEAKVPEQGEAVVELPVEGEGEPVTIAFNPEYLTDPLRVIGQDEIVLEFKSSTTPALLKAGPDFLYVLMPVTTS
- the dnaA gene encoding chromosomal replication initiator protein DnaA, yielding MNLERSWQEMLAFLRLNNSDLVRGWFSQLRISDFDRGHIAISPITPTQYVYLQNHCTEAFVQAAQSVTGRLMAVTFSPPASMPEDRYGFGAIEQLSLNEEYTFENFVTGPCNKLAHAASVAVAREPGKRYNPLFLYGNVGLGKSHLLQAVCHEVKGKQPDVNLLYISCETFINHFIEAVELGVVQEFRHRYRNVDILAIDDVQYLANKDSSQEEFFHTFNSLYQAQKQIILSSDRPPNEIETLTERLISRFSWGLVAGIDRPCYETRMAIIRKKARIKGVAIPEEVVSFLARSIESNTRELEGAITKLQGLAMLGDGRISMDMAQQVIPGRRNGAKELAIEQIVEAVTSHFNVKVTELQSKRRNKTLALPRQVCMFLARQLTRRSLEEIGGYFGGRDHSTVLHATKTIRKQIDDDPSLRATVEDITRALTGRANYLT
- a CDS encoding TrpB-like pyridoxal phosphate-dependent enzyme, whose translation is MADKRIDLPADQMPRQWYNLAADLPSPMQPPITPDGKPLSPEMLAPVFPMNIIEQEVSTQRWIDIPEEVLGLLTRWHPTPLRRAVHLEEYLGTPARIYYKDESVSPPGSHKPNTAVAQAWYNKQFGIERLTTETGAGQWGSALAFACSLVGLECKVFMVRISFDQKPFRKIMMQTWGAKCVASPSSETNFGRKILQQMPDTPGSLGIAISEAIEAAVTDPTGKTRYSLGSVLNHVMLHQTIIGLEAKKQLKLAGEAKPDVVIGCAGGGSNFAGISFPFTADKINGADIEIYPCEPKACPTMTRGEFVYDHGDTACMTPLLAMHSLGHAFVPPAIHAGGLRYHGMAPLVCQAIVEGLMTPRAFDQLSSYEAALTWARTEGTICAPETSHAIACAIEEAKKAKEEGKAKVILFNYSGHGLMDLSGYDAYMSGKLTDYVLPEEDLRQSLKVVENLPKPAKVKTGKW
- a CDS encoding protein kinase, coding for MASAPQDTFISTCPSCGKKYRIANRFLGKKVRCRDCGNVWFAQPSDEAGTGDTTDLGTGATAGSASGLSGEGSGPNHGSQDLSSTSISLNDDRSWVGHNLGRFQITDFLGKGAMGVVFCAHDPDLRRDVALKILARQFIRDQKRTYRLEQFVQEARSAARLSHPNSVTVFEIGQDKGWYFIAMELVQGGTLLDLVVKHKKRLHAEIACELIAQAADALSAAHKLGIVHRDIKPSNLMLTKDGRIKVADFGLAQITSGEKEFELPSKAVGTPYWMSPEQCKGQTAIPQSDVYSLGAVLYFSLTGEVPYKGKTKREIMLQHVNTPVGDPRKIRKDIPESVVRIIQRAMAKNPHERYQDAAEMGVGLRNIAGNLAQARLAERWWGSMIFSGSASLGTASKPKRSWSRVIAPLVLLVGLIGGLILWAGSGSADSQNEGQVVTVTATPTPAEPQVPVYINIQSPTRYHAAGCPVLKNVPKELIKEYPSDRAAQADDPPHIECSICKPLLEKQKENVRAGRPATQDAPAAE